The proteins below are encoded in one region of Candidatus Glassbacteria bacterium:
- a CDS encoding DUF302 domain-containing protein — translation MRFHISKKVNCGFEQAREKATAALQTEGFGVLTEIDVKATLKKKLDTEFRPYVILGACNPGFARNALLAEDKVGVLLPCNVVVQQHDDGSVEVSAMAPKAMMQAIGNPELDELAEKVQAAMERVIGSL, via the coding sequence ATGCGGTTCCATATCAGCAAAAAAGTAAATTGCGGTTTCGAGCAGGCGCGGGAGAAAGCGACGGCGGCGCTGCAAACCGAGGGCTTCGGCGTGCTGACCGAGATCGATGTCAAGGCCACCCTCAAAAAGAAGCTGGACACCGAGTTCAGACCGTACGTGATCCTCGGCGCATGCAACCCCGGTTTCGCCCGCAATGCCCTGCTGGCCGAGGACAAGGTGGGAGTGCTGCTGCCCTGCAACGTGGTGGTTCAGCAGCACGATGACGGCAGCGTGGAGGTCAGCGCGATGGCCCCGAAAGCGATGATGCAGGCAATCGGCAACCCCGAGTTGGATGAGCTGGCCGAAAAGGTGCAGGCGGCGATGGAACGGGTGATTGGTAGTCTGTAG
- a CDS encoding FAD-binding oxidoreductase translates to MTIDKQTLPESADYVIIGAGLAGMSTAWGLTLLGETDVVVLEKENFPGMHSSGRNAAMIRQVVPSAELLPLTFAGARFFAGDAPGWEKPPPFSPDGSFLTAGPDGWDALRRDAGGAVEAGVRLELCGIERIAGEVPCTAGGKIEGGVFCPGDGVTDTDGLLQGYRTAASARGARLMTSCEVRKIVSGSGGVTGVETSRGYIRTGRLVNAAGPWAGMIGRLAGAVSVELTPLRRHLYYTGPLDWADQHWPFVWDVERDVYFRPESGGLLLSACDESPAAPATPVVDESVQDLLARKLAVAFPGLLEVPIARTWAGLRTFAPDRVFLLGHDPVLKGFYWVAGLGGHGVTTSPVVGRIAAGDLSGKGKPAPAAFWPSRFA, encoded by the coding sequence TTGACCATCGACAAGCAAACACTGCCGGAATCGGCGGACTATGTCATTATCGGCGCGGGCCTGGCCGGCATGTCGACCGCGTGGGGCCTGACCCTGCTGGGCGAGACCGATGTGGTCGTGCTGGAGAAAGAGAACTTCCCCGGCATGCACTCTTCGGGGCGCAACGCGGCGATGATCCGCCAGGTTGTGCCATCCGCAGAGCTCCTGCCCCTGACTTTCGCCGGCGCAAGGTTTTTCGCGGGTGACGCTCCCGGCTGGGAAAAACCGCCGCCGTTCAGCCCGGACGGCAGCTTCCTGACCGCGGGCCCCGACGGCTGGGATGCGCTCCGTCGTGACGCGGGCGGTGCGGTCGAGGCCGGTGTGCGGCTCGAACTCTGCGGGATCGAACGGATTGCCGGGGAGGTGCCGTGCACCGCAGGCGGTAAAATCGAGGGCGGAGTGTTCTGTCCGGGCGACGGGGTGACCGACACCGACGGGCTGCTCCAGGGTTACCGGACCGCGGCCAGTGCACGGGGTGCGCGGCTGATGACTTCCTGCGAAGTCAGGAAGATAGTCTCAGGCAGCGGCGGAGTGACCGGCGTGGAAACCAGCCGGGGATATATCAGGACCGGTCGGCTGGTCAACGCCGCCGGACCGTGGGCCGGAATGATCGGCCGGCTGGCCGGGGCGGTGAGCGTGGAACTCACCCCCCTGCGCCGTCACCTGTACTACACCGGGCCGCTGGACTGGGCGGACCAGCACTGGCCGTTCGTCTGGGACGTGGAGCGCGACGTCTATTTCCGGCCCGAGAGCGGAGGCCTGCTGCTAAGCGCCTGCGACGAATCGCCGGCTGCTCCGGCCACGCCCGTGGTGGACGAGAGTGTCCAGGACCTGCTGGCCCGGAAGCTGGCGGTCGCTTTTCCCGGGCTGCTCGAGGTTCCGATAGCGCGCACCTGGGCCGGGCTGCGGACATTCGCCCCGGACAGGGTGTTCCTGCTGGGCCACGACCCCGTGCTGAAAGGGTTTTACTGGGTCGCCGGCCTGGGCGGCCACGGCGTGACCACCAGCCCGGTGGTGGGCCGGATCGCGGCCGGGGATCTCTCGGGCAAGGGAAAGCCCGCGCCGGCGGCGTTTTGGCCATCACGTTTTGCCTGA
- a CDS encoding thioredoxin family protein: MAKLSIGDRAVDFNLPGSDGKNYSLDSFRDGKALAVIFSCVHCPYVLAWEDRMIELQNEFADKGAKFVLICANDAVNYPQDSFDNMKIHAEEKNYPFPFVHDESQEVSRAYGAERTPEVFLFDSERKLVFHGAVDDNYEDPGAVTETWLRDALEAVTSGNTPAKQSVPARGCTIKWK; encoded by the coding sequence ATGGCCAAGCTTTCAATCGGCGACAGGGCGGTTGATTTCAATCTGCCCGGTAGCGACGGTAAGAACTATTCGCTGGATTCGTTCAGGGACGGTAAAGCGCTGGCGGTTATTTTTTCCTGCGTGCACTGCCCCTACGTGCTGGCCTGGGAAGACCGGATGATCGAGTTGCAGAACGAATTCGCGGACAAGGGCGCGAAATTCGTGCTGATCTGCGCCAACGATGCGGTCAACTACCCGCAGGACAGTTTCGATAACATGAAGATTCATGCCGAGGAGAAAAACTATCCGTTCCCGTTCGTCCACGACGAGAGCCAGGAAGTCAGCCGCGCCTACGGAGCCGAGCGCACCCCGGAGGTGTTCCTGTTCGACAGCGAGCGTAAGCTGGTGTTCCACGGCGCGGTGGACGACAACTACGAGGACCCCGGCGCGGTTACCGAAACCTGGCTCCGCGATGCGCTGGAGGCGGTGACTTCCGGCAATACCCCGGCCAAGCAGAGCGTGCCGGCCCGCGGCTGCACGATCAAGTGGAAGTGA
- a CDS encoding thioredoxin family protein: MKKLIGSLTMAVALAVMVFSVSAVAQGSGSKMKDSMGMAPSFSALDHNGKQHSLEDYRGKVVVLEWLNPGCPFVQRHYREGTFKGLAEQYGERGVVWLAVNSTSGNDAEVSRKWAQQHDLPYPILVDKSSQVAKLYDAKTTPHMFVVGRSGELVYQGAVDDDPNGTKESRTHYARLAIEAALVGSAPDMRETKPYGCAVKYASN, from the coding sequence ATGAAGAAGCTGATTGGCTCTCTGACAATGGCCGTGGCGCTGGCCGTGATGGTGTTCTCCGTATCCGCGGTTGCGCAGGGTTCGGGCAGCAAGATGAAGGATTCGATGGGCATGGCTCCCTCTTTCTCCGCTCTCGACCATAACGGCAAGCAGCATTCCCTCGAAGATTACCGGGGCAAGGTTGTTGTCCTGGAGTGGCTCAATCCGGGTTGCCCGTTTGTCCAGCGTCACTACAGGGAAGGTACGTTCAAGGGTCTGGCCGAGCAGTACGGAGAGCGCGGAGTAGTCTGGCTGGCGGTCAACAGCACCAGCGGCAACGACGCCGAAGTCAGTAGAAAATGGGCGCAGCAGCACGACCTCCCGTACCCCATCCTGGTGGACAAGTCCAGTCAGGTCGCCAAGCTCTACGACGCCAAGACCACGCCGCACATGTTCGTGGTGGGCCGCAGCGGCGAGCTGGTTTACCAGGGCGCTGTCGATGACGATCCGAACGGAACCAAGGAGAGCCGCACGCACTATGCCAGGCTGGCGATCGAGGCGGCCCTGGTCGGTTCGGCCCCGGATATGCGCGAGACCAAGCCTTACGGCTGCGCCGTCAAGTACGCTTCCAACTGA